ATTAAATAATCAAAATCTCCTCACGTTCAACTACCTGGTACAGATAGACGGACAGACCAAGTTACCAATGATCGGAAAGGTCGATTTGAAAGGTATGACGATCGATGAAGCAGAAACCAAATTGGAAGAGCTCTATAATCACTTTTACAAAGATGTCTTTGTAAAGTTGGCATTTGAAAACAAACGCGTCATTGTACTTGGAGCCCCTGGAGGACAAGTGATCCCATTGGTTAATCAGAATATGACCCTCGTTGAAATACTTGCATTATCCGGGGGTGTGGAGTTTGGGGCCAAAGTTCACAATGTAAGAATCGTTCGAGGACCACTATCTAGTCCTACTGTGTTTGAAATAGATCTCAATACCGTAGATGGCATGAGGCAATCGGTTATTCCAATAGAACCCGGAGACATCATCTATGTTGAGCCATGGAGGAGGCCATTCTTTGAAGTGTTGCGTGACCTTTCACCTGTTTTTCAGGCTTCAACAAGTGTCGTCGCCTTAGTCGTTTTAATAAGGACCCTTTAATTTCAGATTTGGAACCCAATCATCCGATATCGACTTCAGCAGATAGCTCCAATCCAGTAGACTCGTTCGATCTGGGCAAGATGCTTTTTACGCTGAGGAGAAGCATCATTTGGATCATTCTGTTTGTAGTACTGGGAATCACCGGAGCCTACCTCATTGTTAGGTACACCAAGCCCCTCTACGAATCATCTTCAGTCATTAAACTGGATTTCGAAAGTGAAGCCAATACCCTCGGACTCGTCACCAATGGACAGTTACAGCAGGATAAGGGAATTTCTGGTGAAATAGAAATTCTTCGATCTAACCTCTTCTTGCGTAAGGTTGTAGAGGCCATTGATTATGATGTGAGCTATCATTACTATGGTCGGTACCTTTCTGATGAGCGGTTTGGTAATTCGCCTTTCATTATTTCTCATAAAGTCAAAAATGCCAGCTTCTACGATCGTCCCTTAGACATTACGTTAATTAGTGACGCAGAATTTGAAATTAAGCTTTCAAAAGATGGGGAAAGCATCATCAAAGGCAGGTTTGGACAAGATATTGTTACGGAAGACCTGAATTTGCTGGTCGAAAAATCCAAATTTTACGACCAGAGTCTTATCGGTGATACCTATTTTTTTATCATCAATAGCGATAACGCGCTGATCAAATATCTGCAAGCGAACAGCACTGTTCAGCCTGAAAATTTTTCAGCACAAACCATAAGGATCAGCCTAAAAGACTTCAATCGTGTCAAAGCCAGGGCATTTCTCACCGCGATGGACACCCTCTACCTGGAGTACACAAAAGACCAGAAAAATAAGACTATTGACCAGAAGATTGCATTTCTGGATGAACAAATCGCAGAAACTGAAAACCAGATTCAGGAATACGAAAATTACTTTGAAGAAATCATCATTGAGAATAAAACACTCAGTCTGGAAGGGGATCTTGCACGCACACTTCAGGAAATTAGCTTACTGGACTCACAGCAGTTAAACATAGAATCCAAAAAAGAGGCATTGGATCAGTTGATCACTAATCTCATTAGTGACGAGAGTATAAGAATAGATGCATATACACTCGAACAATTCCCGGGTTTCTTACAGTCTGCCGTGAAAGCATATCAAGAAGAAATCACGAACCGGTCAGAAAAACTATCTTCCTACAATGAAAACACCTATGTGATTGAGCAGATCGATCACCGTATTTCCATACAAAGAAAAACTTTACTGCAATCTCTGGATCAATTTAAAAAAGGACTCGATGATGCGTTTTTAGAACTGAGTGTGAAACGTCTCAGGTTAGAGGACAGCTTTTCTCAGCTACCGTCCATGGGTAGGGAATACAACAAAATCCGGAGCCTTTTTAACATGCAGGAAAACTTCCTCATGGGGCTGAGGCAAAGCAAAATGGAACTAGAATTAACTAAAGCGGGTACCGTCACCAATGGAACGCTATTAAGTCCTGCTTCATCACCCGCTACACCAATCAAACCTCAAAAATTACTTATCCTAGGAGCCGGTTTCGTCATTTCTATTACCATCTCTATGCTTTTCCTGGTGATCAGATACTTACTAAACAATCACATCACGAGTGCGAAAGAGCTTGAAAAATTAATCCCTGTACCCATATTGGGCACGGTCCCCTTCTATACTAAAGAAAAACTCCCATTGACTAAATTGATCGTCAATAAAGGCTCTAAATCTGCACTCAGTGAATCTTTGAGGACCATCCGTACCAATATGGATTTCCTAAATGTCGACAAAGAAGCTAAGACCGTGACCATCACGTCAACAATCAGTGGAGAGGGGAAGACATTCGTCGCGGTAAACCTTGGCGCTATCATCGCCTCAACGAATAAAAAAGTCTGCATCATTGATCTTGACCTCCGTAAACCGAAGGTGCATATGGCTTTCGAACAAGAAGCAAGACCTTACGGTTCGAGTACTTATCTAATCGGAAAAAGTAAGTTCGAAGATTGCATCGAGACAACAGCTGTAGAAAACCTTTTTTACTTTCCTGCAGGCCCCACACCTCCCAACCCTTCGGAGTTGGTGCTTAGTGACAAATTCGATGAGTTTTTACAACGCCTCAAAGAAGAGTTTGATTTCATAATTTTCGATACCCCACCCGTTGGACTGGTTACAGACGCGATCCTTGTGATGAAAAAAACGGACCTGCAATTCTACGTCGTGAAATCACAGTATTCCAGACGAGCATTCACCAGAACGATCACTGATCTGGTCAGAGTGAATAAGTTTTCCTCCCTCACTGTGATCTTCAATGGCGTTAAAAGCGGGTATGGGTATGGTTACGGGTATGGTAACTATGGGTACGGCGGATATGGCTATGGCGGATATGGTTACGGCTATTATGAAGAAAGCGCTAAACCCAAAGGCAAAATTGCCTCGATCATTAGCTCCTTATTCTAATGTTCTTTCAGAAAAAACCTGATCAGTCCTTACCGATTGATATTCACTCGCACCTGCTACCAGGAATCGATGACGGTGTGAAATCGATGGAGGAGAGTATGGAGGCCATTCAAGGACTCATGCAGTTGGGATTTAAAGGGTGTGTCACCACGCCTCATTTCTACGAGGAATTCTATCCCAACAAGGAAAGCGAGGTGTTGTCACTGGGCGAAGAGGTTGCTCGTGAAATTGAAAAAAGATCACTGGACTTTAAGTTGATCGCAGCCGGAGAGTACTTCATTGATTCCAGTTTACTGGAAAAAGTAAAATCAGGTCACCAATTAAATACATTTGGCAAGCATCACATTTTGGTAGAAACTTCTTTTCTGGCAAAACCTCAGATTTTTGAAGAAGTAATCTTCGAGTTAAAAACCGCAGGCTATCACCCTGTGTTAGCACATCCTGAGCGTTATCAATATTTATTTGAACAACCCTCCCTGGCTAGGGATTGGCATGACCAGGGAATACTCATGCAAGTCACCAGTGGTTCACTGGCTGGTATCTACGGGAAAGGACCTCAAAAGCTGGCAAGAAACTTCATTGACATGAATATCGTTAACATGCTAGGGTCTGACCTACACACCCCAAAGCAATTGGCAGGATTGAAAGCAGGCATGACCACTAAACATTATAAAAAAGCGGTAAAATCAATCTTATTGAATCATTCACTGGCTTAGAACTGTGGATAAAATTACTGTTATCAACAAGCGAAAATTTTAAAAAAACAGTAAATTGATTTAAACGTTTGTAACGTATCCACCAGAATTTTCCATGCAGGAAGACTATAAAAAAAAGGAACAGAGGGAGTTAATCAAAAAATTTGAAGCACTCCTTAAAAACAAACAGAGCTACTATTTCAACGAAGATGCTTTTCTGGAGATCATAGCATACTATCAGGAGCACGATAAATTGAAAATGGCAGCCAAGGCAACTAAAATTGCTTTGGAACAATACCCTTACAGCACAGATCTGGTAGCTGAAAGAGCCGACGTACTCATTAAGCTAAATGAGCCTGACCAAGCGATTGAAATTCTGGAAAACACCCTGATCTTTCAACCTAATGATCCCGACCTATTGCTGCAGCTAGGAACGATCATGGCCTTGCTTTCCAAATATGAAGCAGCCATTGAGAAATTCAGGATCGCCTTGATTTCCGCAGAGGAAAAAGACGAGGTATTGTACAACATTGGCCTTAGTTATCAGGGACTTCAGGATTATGCGAAAGCAATAGAAAGCTACAAAGAAGCCCTGGAACACAATGTAACGAATGAAGGTGTTCTTTATGAGCTGGCCTACTGTCTGGACCTAAATGGCGAATTAGAGCACAGCATAAAATATTATCAGGAATTCATCGATCGAGATCCTTATTCGGAGTTTGCCTGGTACAATCTGGGGATTGTTTTTAACAAGATCGGCGAAATCGATAAGGCCATAGAGGCTTATGAATTCGCCATTGCCATTGAAGACGGTTTTAGCAGTGCTCATTTCAATCTGGGAAATGCCTTCATGAATGCGGGCCGTTTCAACGAGGCCTTGAACGCTTACAATCGCACCCAGGAAATAGAAGGAGCAAGTGCTGAGATTTATTGTCATACTGGGGCATGCTATGAAAAAATGGAGACATTTGACCTGGCAGTGAAGTATTACCAAAAAGCCGTAAAGCTCGATCAACTCTACCATGAGGCCTGGTTTGGGCTGGGAGTTGTTTTGTCCATTCAAAAGAAATTTTATGAGTCAGTTCATTTCCTGACCAAAGCCACCAAGCTGGAACCTGAAAATGCCTTGTATTGGAAGTCACTGGCATATGCGGAAAATAGCACAGGTAACATCGTCTCTGCAATAGATGCTTACATTGAAGCGAGTGAGCTGGATCCCTCCGATCCTCAGACCTGGCTGGACTGGTCCGAGGTATATTACGAACAGGGAGACTATGAAAATGCCTACGCAATCGTAGAAGGTGGGCTCAACGAACTTCCAGACAACACCGAACTGCTGTATCGGAGTGTTGTTTATCTCGTATCTGCGAATCGATACAAAGAAGCATTTAGTAAACTGGAAATCGCGCTAATCCTTGATTTTGAGGGCCACACGTTGCTTTTTGATTTTTTTCAAAATCCCCAAACCCAGACAGCACTGTTCAGAATAATCGAGCAGTATCGAAAAAACGAACGCTAAGGGTTTCTTTTTAACCATAATTATTGATTTTTGGGGCTTCGTTTTTGAAAACCTATGAATTACGACCTATCGCAACTACCTGACAGGACCTCAAAACCTCGCAATACTGGTTTTACCATGGTCATGGACAAAGGCCTTTCACTTCGTGAAATGGAAGACATGATTGAGACCTGCGGTGAATTTGTCGACATCATCAAATTTGGATGGGCAACATCTTATGTGACACCCAAACTAAAAGAAAAGATTGCGCTATTGAAAGACGCTGGCATTCCTTTCTATTTCGGCGGAACATTATTTGAAGCTTTTGTCATTCGCAATCAATTGGACGATTACAGAAAAGTGCTGGACAAGTTCGGTGTGGAATATGCGGAAGTAAGTGATGGTTCTATCGAAATGAACCACGACGACAAATGCGAATACATCAGCCAACTCTCTGGTCAAGTCACGGTATTGAGTGAAGTTGGCTCTAAAGATGCCGCAAAGATCATACCTCCATACAAGTGGATCGAGCAAATGCGAACAGAACTCGAGGCTGGTGCATGGAAGGTGATCGGCGAATCTCGAGAAGCTGGTAATGTTGGTTTATTCAGGGATTCTGGAGAAGTCCGACAAGGACTAGTAGAAGAGATCCTGACTCAGATACCTTCAGATAAGATCATTTGGGAAGCCCCTCAGAAAGCACAACAAGTCTGGTTTATCAAATTAGTCGGATCCAATGTCAACCTGGGTAATATTGCGCCAAATGAAGTAATACCTTTGGAAACCATTCGCTTGGGTCTAAGAGGAGATACTTTTAGTCACTTCCTGGATAACGCTTAAGCCCTCATCAATATATGCAACCTTACCTGAGCTGGTTCTTGAAGGGCCTGGCAATGGGAGCTGCCAACGTGATCCCAGGTGTCTCTGGAGGCACCATCGCATTCATTACCAACATTTATGAACGGTTCATCAATGCCCTTAAAAGCCTTGATCTGGATGCGGTAAGCTTGCTCTTCAAAGGAAAAATCAAGGAATTGATCATAAAGATCGATTTCTGGTTCTTGCTGTCAGTACTTGGTGGTGTGGCCGTCAGTATTTTGAGTTTGGCCAAGCTGCTGGAATTCCTTTTCCTCAATTACGAGACATTAACGCTGGCTTTTTTCTTTGGATTGATCATCGCTTCGATTGTTGCGGTAGGATCTCAGATTGAGTCCTGGAACTCCTCAACTGTCGTTGCTCTGATCGTAGGAACAGCAATTGCGATCAGCATCGCATTTTTACCTCCGGCCAATGCTAATGATGCCATCTGGTACGTATTTCTATGTGGAGTGGTCGCTGTTTGCAGCATGATTTTACCCGGGCTTTCGGGTTCTTACATCCTGTTGCTTATGGGCAATTACATCCTCGTGCTGCAGGCAATTAGTGGATTTAAATTCAAAGTGATCATTCCAATGGCCGCGGGTTGCATTGTAGGCTTGCTACTGTTCTCAAGATTACTTTCCTATCTCTTCGCACACTACAAATCACAAACCATTGCTTTGCTGACAGGATTTGTTACTGGCTCACTGGTAATCATCTGGCCCTGGAAAACGGCTGAAACAATCACGATAGAAGATAAGGAAAAAGTAGTCGGCTATACGTGGGAAATGCCGGAACTGAATGGCGCATTTGCTATCGCATTCTTACTGATACTCATTGGTTTCGGACTAGTATTCTTCATTGAGCGCACAGGCCAGAAAAAACCAGCGAAGTAATCAAGTCAAAGACTCGATTATCTTAATGATCCTACGCTCCAGTGTTTCCGGCTTCTTAGCCTGGAGAATGCTGATCACTGCTTCTTTGCGTTTAGTAAAACTCAGGCCTTCAAATACTTCTTTCAGGCCTTCCCGCTGTAAACGACTGTCCAGTGACTCAGGAATAGTGACGGTCTTTTTCTTGCTATCGATTCCCGGATAGTCTGTACCTCTCCTTACTTCCTTTACCACAGCTCTTGGCCGAAACCTCAAAGTGGACCACTGCTCATTGATGGATACCTGACGAACGGCTATCCAATTTGCAGAGATAAATTGATCCCAACCATGATCTCTTCCCATATCCGTAGGAATTTTTGAGCTCCGCTTCGGGAATGCCACCCAGTGATTATCTGAAGATGGATCTTGAATAAATCCGGAGATCATGGCGCCAAGTTCTGCTTTGTGTCGAATAAACAACAGCACACCCCCTTGCTTATAATCATTGAAACTAACCTGCTGCTCCAAACCTTCTTCTTTTAAAGCTTCAGTCAAGTCCTCCGGGCAATTGACAACAAAAAAGTGCTGGAGGTCCTTAATTTGGAGTTTCTGAACAAGTCCCATTTACTATTAATCAAATAATACCGTGTAATTGGTGTCCGCCAATAACTTATTCTTATCCGGATCTTTATCCCACTCTGTAAGCCCATTAAAAAATGCCCGGATCGAGAAAAACATCAAAGCACCGTCCTGGATCTTGTATAAGGTGTAGTCAGGAACTACAAACGTCTTGTCCACCATCGCAATGGCACACCATCCTCCATATGCCGGCTCAAATTTTTCAGGGGATTGCTCGTATGTCTTTTTGTTTTCCTCAGAAGAAAAAAGCAAGTGGCGTCCATCAATTTCGATTAAAATATCAGAGCTTCCCTTTTTTGCTTCTCCAAGGAAATAACTTACCGGATCATATCCATCGAGCAAAACCTCTCCGTTTTCTACGGGATAGGCCTCTTGCGCTACCACAATACTTGAGCATATCAATAGCAAAAAAGTGAATAGGGATTTCATATATCTACGCATGTAATTTTTGACGTCAGTAAATTAAAAAGTTCAGGCTTTTGCAGCACTACTGGACAATTCCTTTGTGCGAATGAAATAGAGGTATTCCGCCAGAAAGAATGCTCCAAAACCACTAAATATGTGCCAAAGAAAGTGTGAGCCCATCGGTAAGATATTTGTTACTCGAAGGTCCATTTCTCTACACACCAATGATAAGATCAAAAAAGATACCGAAAGGATGATAAACTGCCCCTTTTCAAATTTTGTCTTTACCAGATAAAAGATCAAAGGAAAAAACACGAGGGTTCCTGCAATAAAATAGCTCAGGTTCGTTGCCATTTCCTCTGGAAATAGCTCATGCATTGCATAACGAAGGATAGTGCCCGGAATAACGATACTGACTGTTCCCCACCAATTGGGAATGATCTTCAACCAAAAATATACTCCAACTGAAAACATAAGAATTGCGGTAGGCAACACATCCATCAACAATAAGTATTCAGAATTCCGAAAAGCATGAAAAAGTGTACTTCCTGTGCCTCCCAAAATCAGAAGTGGTACACAATAAAAGATGAATGGATATTTCTTAACGTCTCCTTTGAGTTTCAAGGCCCAATAGACCGCAGGCAACACAATGGCCAGAGAAGAGAAGGCGTTCCACGGCTCACTGAATAAGATGGTCAGGTCTGTTTCTGCGTAGAAAGGACCTCCATCTGGTGCCAAACCGATATTTTCTTGCTCAGGAAGCATCTAATTTGAACTTGACATTGAAAAAATCTAGAAGATTAACGCTGTGTTACCTAAATATGTTGAAATCTCAGGAATTTAATTTAGCCCCTTTGTATTGTACTTGTCAATTTGAAATTTTATCCGGTGTTCTTTCTGGAATTTGCGGGGTTGAGGAAGTTCATTACTTTCGCTTATTCTAATAACTGAAAATGTTACAAACTCTTAGATTTCTGGTCTTTGTAGGAGGCCTTGTCATCATAGCACTAGGATTGGTGATCATGCTGCTAGAGAATGAACCCAAGTACGACGTTGAATATCTGGTGAATATTGAATTATTCCTGACCTTTGGCGTAGGATTATTATTGATCTTTTACATGGTGAGAAAAAGAGGAATCGGTGGGTAATGAGTGACCTCATCAAGATACTCTACGTGGATGATGAAGTGGGTAACTTAAACTACTTCAAGTCTGCGTTTAGACGAGAGTTTGAAGTACTTATTGCCGGTTCGGGAGCAGAAGGCCTGGAAATTCTCCAGGAAAACCCAGATATACCTGTAATTCTCACTGACCAGCGCATGCCCAAGATGACGGGTGTCTCATTTCTCATGAAATCCATGGAAATACTCCCAGAAGCCATACGCATTCTGGTAACAGGATTTTCGGACATGGAAACAGTGATCAATGCCATTAATCATGGCAACATCTATTACTTCATTCACAAACCCTGGTCGTATGATGAAATGCGAATCGTCATCCAAAAAGCTCTTGAAACGCATCAACTGCGGGTACAGAACAAAGAGCTTCAGATCATGGCTGAGCGAAAAGAGAAAGAACGCATCTCTTCGCAGCTGATCGCATTAAGAAATCAGATCAACCCCCACTTTTTATTCAACTGTCTGAACACCCTTCGGGCGATGATCCCTAACAATGAAAATGCGCGGCAGTTCATTAAGCACATGTCCTCCACCTATCGCTACATGCTGGATCATCAGGATTCCAATCTTTCTCATCTGGAGAATGAATTGAAGTTCGCAGAGGACTATATATACCTTCAAAAAGTACGTTTTGGCGAGGCACTGGACTATTCTGTCAACATTGAGAATGCACGAAGGGACTGGACTCTACCGTCAGGAGCCTTGCAACTTTTGGTGGAGAATACCATCAAACATAATGCTGCCAGTCGGAACAAGCCGCTTAAAATCGACATCTACGACGAAGAAAATTCCATAGTCGTCAAAAACAACTATCAACCTCGGCCAGATGGTGCCGAATCCATGGGCATCGGGCAATCCAACCTGGTAAAAAGGCTCGCTTTCTTCTCGGAAGCCGAACCGGAGTTTTATCAGGAAGGTGAGTTTTATTATGCCAAGGTTCCTTTATTGAAAAAAATATCATAACTTCCTCTCTGTCAAAAACACCGTATGTTTCAAGTAGTAATCATCGAAGACGAGCCTTTAGCTGCTCAAGATCTGGAGCAAACCCTCATTCAATTAGACGAGGAAATTCAAATCACAGCTAAGCTGGACAGTGTAGCTTCCGCCGTGGAGTGGTTCCAGAAGAATGATGCAGACCTGATCTTGTCAGATATACAATTAGGTGATGGTCTTAGTTTCGACATTTTCAGTAACGTAGAGACCAAGGCTCCCATCATCATTACCACTGCTTTTGATCAATACGCGATCAGAGCATTCAAAGAAAACAGTGTTGATTACCTGCTTAAACCGATCGACAAAGAAGAGCTTTCGACGGCTATCGATAAATTCAAAAGCTGGAAGCAATCACAAGAGGAATTTGATCTGGAAAACTTCCTGGATGCCTTAAAACCAGAAATCAGACCTACCTATCAGGAACGATTCATCGTCACTTTGGGTGAAAGGATCATCAGCATCCCGGAAGAGAATGTTGCCTACTTCTTCAGCGAAGACCGATACACTTATCTGGTCGAGAAAACAGGAAAACAACATATTCTAAATACCAATTTGGGAGATCTGGAAGGCACCTTAAATCCTAAGGACTTCTATCGTATCAATAGAAAATATATCATCTCTTACCGTGCCATCAAAAGCATGGTGGCTTACAGCAAGAGCCGCGTTAAGATCGACCTGGAGCCCGCACCGCCTAATTCCATGGAAGTAGTAGTCAGCGTAGAACGTTCAGGAGCTTTTAAAAGGTGGCTCAATAGATAAAAACTTTAGCCCCAACCATTTTTGGCATCACTATTGCTTAACATCAAGTATTAGTAGTGAAATACTAGTTAGGTTGTTTTGAGTTTTTTTGGTTGGTTGAAAAAAGCCCTTCTCTCGAAGGGCTTTTTTCTTATGCTTCTGTCTGTTGCAGGTTTTCGCGATATACGCGCATTTGGCTCACTGTCGTCTTCAATGTTTCCAAATGTCTGCTCGCCTCTCTGATGATCATTTTCTTCGGATTATCATTCTCGATCATGTGCTCAATGATCTGTGCCTGCTTTGCCAGAATTGTGAGCCCAAGTGATTTTAAGGTAGGCCGGTTTTTTCTCGTTAGCTGATAAACATCAATGACTTCCTGGTCAGTAAGTGCCCGCTCATAGGCCTTGTAATCATGCGTAACAGACTCAATGAACAGATCGAAAAATCGTCGCATCTTATCCTTGTCATCTTGTAAAATATTCTGTAGATATGACAAGGAAATCTCATCATTGGCTTTCTCTCGCATGGACAGATGTAATTCCATTTTCTTGTAGA
This DNA window, taken from Cytophagales bacterium, encodes the following:
- a CDS encoding histidine kinase, which gives rise to MSDLIKILYVDDEVGNLNYFKSAFRREFEVLIAGSGAEGLEILQENPDIPVILTDQRMPKMTGVSFLMKSMEILPEAIRILVTGFSDMETVINAINHGNIYYFIHKPWSYDEMRIVIQKALETHQLRVQNKELQIMAERKEKERISSQLIALRNQINPHFLFNCLNTLRAMIPNNENARQFIKHMSSTYRYMLDHQDSNLSHLENELKFAEDYIYLQKVRFGEALDYSVNIENARRDWTLPSGALQLLVENTIKHNAASRNKPLKIDIYDEENSIVVKNNYQPRPDGAESMGIGQSNLVKRLAFFSEAEPEFYQEGEFYYAKVPLLKKIS
- a CDS encoding YdeI/OmpD-associated family protein; this translates as MGLVQKLQIKDLQHFFVVNCPEDLTEALKEEGLEQQVSFNDYKQGGVLLFIRHKAELGAMISGFIQDPSSDNHWVAFPKRSSKIPTDMGRDHGWDQFISANWIAVRQVSINEQWSTLRFRPRAVVKEVRRGTDYPGIDSKKKTVTIPESLDSRLQREGLKEVFEGLSFTKRKEAVISILQAKKPETLERRIIKIIESLT
- a CDS encoding tetratricopeptide repeat protein; protein product: MQEDYKKKEQRELIKKFEALLKNKQSYYFNEDAFLEIIAYYQEHDKLKMAAKATKIALEQYPYSTDLVAERADVLIKLNEPDQAIEILENTLIFQPNDPDLLLQLGTIMALLSKYEAAIEKFRIALISAEEKDEVLYNIGLSYQGLQDYAKAIESYKEALEHNVTNEGVLYELAYCLDLNGELEHSIKYYQEFIDRDPYSEFAWYNLGIVFNKIGEIDKAIEAYEFAIAIEDGFSSAHFNLGNAFMNAGRFNEALNAYNRTQEIEGASAEIYCHTGACYEKMETFDLAVKYYQKAVKLDQLYHEAWFGLGVVLSIQKKFYESVHFLTKATKLEPENALYWKSLAYAENSTGNIVSAIDAYIEASELDPSDPQTWLDWSEVYYEQGDYENAYAIVEGGLNELPDNTELLYRSVVYLVSANRYKEAFSKLEIALILDFEGHTLLFDFFQNPQTQTALFRIIEQYRKNER
- a CDS encoding YHS domain-containing (seleno)protein, producing MKSLFTFLLLICSSIVVAQEAYPVENGEVLLDGYDPVSYFLGEAKKGSSDILIEIDGRHLLFSSEENKKTYEQSPEKFEPAYGGWCAIAMVDKTFVVPDYTLYKIQDGALMFFSIRAFFNGLTEWDKDPDKNKLLADTNYTVLFD
- a CDS encoding polysaccharide biosynthesis/export family protein, which translates into the protein MFRLDEGASALQKSVDMAERNYVIQEDDLLTIDVFTNDGERIIDPDFELMRDVPLNNQNLLTFNYLVQIDGQTKLPMIGKVDLKGMTIDEAETKLEELYNHFYKDVFVKLAFENKRVIVLGAPGGQVIPLVNQNMTLVEILALSGGVEFGAKVHNVRIVRGPLSSPTVFEIDLNTVDGMRQSVIPIEPGDIIYVEPWRRPFFEVLRDLSPVFQASTSVVALVVLIRTL
- a CDS encoding DUF368 domain-containing protein yields the protein MQPYLSWFLKGLAMGAANVIPGVSGGTIAFITNIYERFINALKSLDLDAVSLLFKGKIKELIIKIDFWFLLSVLGGVAVSILSLAKLLEFLFLNYETLTLAFFFGLIIASIVAVGSQIESWNSSTVVALIVGTAIAISIAFLPPANANDAIWYVFLCGVVAVCSMILPGLSGSYILLLMGNYILVLQAISGFKFKVIIPMAAGCIVGLLLFSRLLSYLFAHYKSQTIALLTGFVTGSLVIIWPWKTAETITIEDKEKVVGYTWEMPELNGAFAIAFLLILIGFGLVFFIERTGQKKPAK
- a CDS encoding LytTR family DNA-binding domain-containing protein; protein product: MFQVVIIEDEPLAAQDLEQTLIQLDEEIQITAKLDSVASAVEWFQKNDADLILSDIQLGDGLSFDIFSNVETKAPIIITTAFDQYAIRAFKENSVDYLLKPIDKEELSTAIDKFKSWKQSQEEFDLENFLDALKPEIRPTYQERFIVTLGERIISIPEENVAYFFSEDRYTYLVEKTGKQHILNTNLGDLEGTLNPKDFYRINRKYIISYRAIKSMVAYSKSRVKIDLEPAPPNSMEVVVSVERSGAFKRWLNR
- a CDS encoding polysaccharide biosynthesis tyrosine autokinase codes for the protein MEPNHPISTSADSSNPVDSFDLGKMLFTLRRSIIWIILFVVLGITGAYLIVRYTKPLYESSSVIKLDFESEANTLGLVTNGQLQQDKGISGEIEILRSNLFLRKVVEAIDYDVSYHYYGRYLSDERFGNSPFIISHKVKNASFYDRPLDITLISDAEFEIKLSKDGESIIKGRFGQDIVTEDLNLLVEKSKFYDQSLIGDTYFFIINSDNALIKYLQANSTVQPENFSAQTIRISLKDFNRVKARAFLTAMDTLYLEYTKDQKNKTIDQKIAFLDEQIAETENQIQEYENYFEEIIIENKTLSLEGDLARTLQEISLLDSQQLNIESKKEALDQLITNLISDESIRIDAYTLEQFPGFLQSAVKAYQEEITNRSEKLSSYNENTYVIEQIDHRISIQRKTLLQSLDQFKKGLDDAFLELSVKRLRLEDSFSQLPSMGREYNKIRSLFNMQENFLMGLRQSKMELELTKAGTVTNGTLLSPASSPATPIKPQKLLILGAGFVISITISMLFLVIRYLLNNHITSAKELEKLIPVPILGTVPFYTKEKLPLTKLIVNKGSKSALSESLRTIRTNMDFLNVDKEAKTVTITSTISGEGKTFVAVNLGAIIASTNKKVCIIDLDLRKPKVHMAFEQEARPYGSSTYLIGKSKFEDCIETTAVENLFYFPAGPTPPNPSELVLSDKFDEFLQRLKEEFDFIIFDTPPVGLVTDAILVMKKTDLQFYVVKSQYSRRAFTRTITDLVRVNKFSSLTVIFNGVKSGYGYGYGYGNYGYGGYGYGGYGYGYYEESAKPKGKIASIISSLF
- a CDS encoding phosphosulfolactate synthase, giving the protein MNYDLSQLPDRTSKPRNTGFTMVMDKGLSLREMEDMIETCGEFVDIIKFGWATSYVTPKLKEKIALLKDAGIPFYFGGTLFEAFVIRNQLDDYRKVLDKFGVEYAEVSDGSIEMNHDDKCEYISQLSGQVTVLSEVGSKDAAKIIPPYKWIEQMRTELEAGAWKVIGESREAGNVGLFRDSGEVRQGLVEEILTQIPSDKIIWEAPQKAQQVWFIKLVGSNVNLGNIAPNEVIPLETIRLGLRGDTFSHFLDNA
- a CDS encoding CpsB/CapC family capsule biosynthesis tyrosine phosphatase, with translation MFFQKKPDQSLPIDIHSHLLPGIDDGVKSMEESMEAIQGLMQLGFKGCVTTPHFYEEFYPNKESEVLSLGEEVAREIEKRSLDFKLIAAGEYFIDSSLLEKVKSGHQLNTFGKHHILVETSFLAKPQIFEEVIFELKTAGYHPVLAHPERYQYLFEQPSLARDWHDQGILMQVTSGSLAGIYGKGPQKLARNFIDMNIVNMLGSDLHTPKQLAGLKAGMTTKHYKKAVKSILLNHSLA